In Nocardioides sp. JQ2195, a genomic segment contains:
- a CDS encoding ribonuclease J has translation MSHPHPELSVPHELPKGGLRITPLGGLGEVGRNMTVFEYDGRLLIVDCGVLFPEDHHPGVDLILPDFASIRGRLDEVEALVLTHGHEDHIGATPYLLRERGDIPLVGSELTLALLGSKLREHRLRETVHHVVKAGDTISFGPFDLEFVAVNHSIPDALAVAIRTGAGLVLHTGDFKMDQLPLDGRITDLNAFARLGDEGVDLFMTDSTNAEVPGFTTTEKSIGPVLDSVFHSARDQRIIVACFASHIHRVQQVLDAAVAHGRKVAYVGRSMVRNMAIARDLGYLNVPKGVIVDAKELADLAPHKQVLISTGSQGEPLSALSRIAQRNHNFVHIEEGDTVVLASSLIPGNENAVYRVINGLSRWGANVVHKGNALVHVSGHASAGELLYCYNIVKPKNVLPIHGEIRHMRANADLARATGIENVVIAEDGVVVDLVDGKAEIAGKVECGYVFVDGTSVGDITESSLKDRRILGEEGFISVIVVVDSQSGHVVSGPEIHARGFVENEHTFNGIRQPIIDALDKAMSDGVNDTHQLQQTVRRVIGRWVSNKHKRRPMIVPVVIEA, from the coding sequence ATCACCCCGCTCGGCGGCCTCGGCGAGGTCGGTCGGAACATGACGGTCTTCGAGTACGACGGCCGCCTGCTGATCGTCGACTGTGGCGTGCTGTTCCCCGAGGACCACCACCCCGGCGTCGACCTGATCCTGCCCGACTTCGCCTCGATCCGTGGACGCCTCGACGAGGTCGAGGCGCTGGTGCTGACCCACGGGCACGAGGACCACATCGGCGCCACGCCGTACCTCCTGCGCGAGCGCGGCGACATCCCGCTGGTCGGCTCCGAGCTGACCCTGGCGCTGCTCGGCTCCAAGCTGCGTGAGCACCGGCTCAGGGAGACGGTGCACCACGTCGTCAAGGCCGGCGACACGATCTCCTTCGGCCCGTTCGACCTCGAGTTCGTCGCGGTCAACCACTCGATCCCGGACGCGCTGGCCGTGGCGATCCGCACCGGTGCCGGGCTGGTCCTGCACACCGGTGACTTCAAGATGGACCAGCTGCCGCTCGACGGTCGGATCACCGACCTGAACGCGTTCGCCCGTCTCGGTGACGAGGGCGTCGACCTGTTCATGACCGACTCCACGAACGCCGAGGTGCCGGGCTTCACCACCACCGAGAAGAGCATCGGCCCGGTGCTCGACTCCGTGTTCCACAGCGCCCGTGACCAGCGGATCATCGTCGCCTGCTTCGCCTCCCACATCCACCGGGTCCAGCAGGTGCTCGACGCCGCGGTCGCCCACGGCCGCAAGGTCGCGTACGTCGGCCGCTCGATGGTGCGCAACATGGCGATCGCCCGTGACCTGGGCTACCTCAACGTGCCGAAGGGTGTGATCGTCGACGCCAAGGAGCTGGCCGACCTCGCCCCGCACAAGCAGGTGCTGATCTCCACGGGCTCGCAGGGCGAGCCGCTGTCCGCGCTGTCGCGGATCGCCCAGCGCAACCACAACTTCGTGCACATCGAGGAGGGCGACACCGTCGTCCTGGCCTCGTCACTGATCCCCGGCAACGAGAACGCCGTCTACCGGGTGATCAACGGGCTCTCCCGCTGGGGGGCCAACGTGGTGCACAAGGGCAACGCGCTCGTGCACGTCTCCGGGCACGCGAGCGCCGGTGAGCTGCTCTACTGCTACAACATCGTCAAGCCTAAGAACGTGCTGCCGATCCACGGCGAGATCCGGCACATGCGCGCGAACGCCGACCTGGCCCGGGCCACCGGCATCGAGAACGTGGTGATCGCCGAGGACGGCGTGGTCGTCGACCTGGTCGACGGCAAGGCGGAGATCGCCGGCAAGGTCGAGTGCGGCTACGTGTTCGTCGACGGCACCTCGGTCGGTGACATCACCGAGTCGTCGCTCAAGGACCGCCGGATCCTCGGCGAGGAGGGCTTCATCTCGGTGATCGTCGTGGTCGACTCGCAGTCCGGCCACGTGGTCAGCGGGCCCGAGATCCACGCCCGCGGCTTCGTCGAGAACGAGCACACCTTCAACGGCATCCGACAGCCGATCATCGACGCGCTGGACAAGGCGATGTCCGACGGGGTCAACGACACCCACCAGCTGCAGCAGACCGTACGCCGAGTCATCGGCCGCTGGGTGAGCAACAAGCACAAGCGTCGTCCGATGATCGTCCCGGTCGTCATCGAGGCCTGA